A single window of Acanthopagrus latus isolate v.2019 chromosome 1, fAcaLat1.1, whole genome shotgun sequence DNA harbors:
- the LOC119029051 gene encoding echinoderm microtubule-associated protein-like 6 isoform X4 — MSDKTAPRCQLRLEWIHGYRGHQCRNNLYYTAGKEVVYFVAGVGVVYNTREHTQKFYLGHNDDIISLAIHPDKIQVATGQVGKDPFICIWDTYAMQTVSILRDVHTHGVACLAFDSDGQRLVSVGLDAKNTLCVWDWRRGRVLAMATGHSDRIFDVAWDPFQSSRLVSCGVKHIKFWTLCGNALTPKRGIFGKTGDLQTILCVSAAKDELTYSGALNGDVYVWRGVNLIRTVQAAHGAGIFSMHACEEGFATGGRDGCIRLWDVDFKPITKIDLRETEQGYKGLSIRSVCWKADRILAGTQDSEIFEVMVRDRDKPVLLMQSHSEGELWALDLHPKQPVAVTGSDDRSVRLWSLPDHTLLARCNMEESVRSVSFNNDGSQLALGMKDGSFTVLRVRDMTEVVHIKDRKEVIHELKFSPDGSFLAVGSNDGLVDIYAVAQRYKKVGECSRSASFITHLDWSVDSRFLQTNDGAGERLFYRMPAGKLVPKEEAKGIHWMTWTGVVGTEVNGIWPKYSNVNNVNSVDANYSSAVLVTGDDSGLVKLFRFPCLKKGAKFKKYIGHSAHVTNVRWSNDLQWVISTGGADHAVFQWRFLPEGVMNGVLEPLLQEGYADSNSGESDSDVSDVPELDSDIEQEAQTSYERQVYKEDLPQLRKKLIGSLKRQKAPEEGLRLQFVHGYRGFDCRNNLFYSQAGEVVYHVAAVAIVYNRLQHSQRFYLGHDDDILSLTVHPLKDYVASAQVGRDPAVHVWDIQTLKCLSLLKGHHNRGVCALEFTADGKSLVSVGIDGFHSIVIWDWKKGERLAKARGHKDKIFVVKSNPFRMDKLVTVGMKHIKFWQHSGGGLTFKRGIFGNLGKQETMMSACYGRSEDLVFSGATNGDVYIWRDTTLIKTIKAHDGPVFAMCSLDKGFVTGGKDGIVELWDDMFERCLKTYAIKRAALSPTSKGLLLEDNPSIRAITLGHGHILLGTKNGEILEIDKSGPMTLLVQGHMEGEVWGLAAHPLLPVCATVSDDKTLRIWELSANHRMVAVRKLKKGGRCCAFSPDGKALAVGLNDGSFLVVNADTLEDMVTFHHRRELISDIRFSQDAGKYLAVASHDSFVDIYNVLTSKRVGICKGAGSYITHIDWDSRGKLLQVNTGAKEQLFFEAPRGRKQNISVAEFEKLDWASWTSVLGPTCEGIWPTLSFVNAASLTKDRKLLATGDDFGFLKLFSFPSRGQFSKFKKYVGHSTNVTNVRWSNDDSVLLSVGGADTALMIWTREPLGHKESKAVDSEESDDDTEEDGGYDSDVAREKVVDYVTKIYSASIRNMSGTRPHLQHKELPVEERPPVSRAAPLPDKLLKNNVTKKKKVVEELLLEHVFGYRGFDCRNNLHYLNDGADIIFHTAAAVVIQNLSAGTQSFYLEHTDDILCLTVNQHPKYQNIIATGQIGLAPSIHVWDAMTKQTLSILRCSHAKGVGYVNFSATGKLLLSVGVEPEHTITVWRWQEGTKVTSKGGHADRIFVVEFRPDSDTQFVSVGIKHIKFWTLVGGSLVYKKGVIGSVEDGRMQTMLSVAFGANNLTFTGAINGDVYVWREHFLVRVVAKAHSGPVFTMYTTLRDGLIVTGGKERPTKEGGAVKLWDQEMKRCRAFQLETGQQVENVRSVCRGKGKILVGTKDGEIIEVGEKNAASNTMINGHTQGGIWGLATHPFKDVFISASDDGTIRIWDLADKKLLNKVSLGHPAKCTSYSPNGEMVSIGMENGEFIILMVNSLTVWGKKRDRSVAIQDIRFSPDNRFLAVGSVESAVDFYDLTLGPSLNRIGYCKDIPGFVIQIDFSADSKHIQVSTSTYTRQVHEVPSGKMVTEQSIFERITWATWTSILGDEVLGVWPRNAEKADVNCACVSHAGLNLVTGDDFGLIKLFDFPCSEKFAKHKRYFGHSAHVTNIRFSCDDKFVISAGGSDCSLFVWKCQ, encoded by the exons ATGTCGGATAAGACGGCGCCGCGCTGCCAGCTGAGGCTGGAGTGGATCCACGGATACAGAGGGCACCAGTGTCGGAACAACCTGTACTACACCGCAGGAAAAGAGGTGGTGTACTTTGTGGCCGGGGTGGGCGTGGTCTACAACACCCGGGAACACACCCAGAAGTTCTACCTCGGGCACaacgatgacatcatcag tctggcCATCCATCCAGATAAGATCCAGGTGGCGACGGGTCAGGTGGGTAAGGACCCGTTCATCTGTATCTGGGACACCTACGCCATGCAGACTGTCTCCATCCTGAGGGACGTCCACACTCATGGAGTCGCCTGTCTGGCCTTTGATTCTGATGGACAG CGGCTGGTGTCAGTCGGTCTGGACGCCAAGAACACGTTGTGTGTTTGGGACTGGAGGAGAGGACGAGTCctcgccatggcaacagggcACTCGGACAGA ATCTTTGACGTGGCCTGGGATCCGTTCCAGTCCAGTCGTCTGGTCAGCTGTGGAGTCAAACATATCAAG ttctGGACTTTGTGTGGAAACGCTCTGACTCCAAAGAGAGGGATCTTTGGGAAGACGGGCGACCTGCAGACCatcctgtgtgtctctgcagccaaAGATGAGCTGACGTACTCTGGAGCCCTGAACGGAGACGTGTACGTGTGGAGGGGGGTCAACCTGATCCGGACGGTCCAGGCTGCACAcggg gcggGTATCTTCAGCATGCACGCCTGCGAGGAAGGCTTTGCCACGGGAGGACGAGACGGCTGCATCCGACTTTGGGACGTCGACTTCAAGCCCATCACCAAGATCGACCTGAGGGAGACGGAGCAGGGATACAAAG gtcTGTCCATCCGCAGCGTTTGCTGGAAGGCTGATCGGATCTTGGCAGGGACGCAAGACAGCGAGATATTTGAGGTCATGGTCCGAGACCGGGACAAACCAGTTCTGCTGATGCAGAGTCACAGTGAGGGTGAGCTGTGGGCGCTCGACCTTCACCCCAAACAACCGGTCGCTGTCACCGGGAGTGACGACCGCTCCGTCAG gctgTGGAGTCTCCCCGACCACACTCTGCTGGCTCGCTGCAACATGGAGGAATCCGTCCGCAGTGTTTCCTTCAACAACGACGGATCTCAACTTGCTCTGGGCATGAAGGATGGCTCCTTCACTGTGCTGCGTGTCAG GGACATGACGGAAGTCGTGCACATCAAGGACAGAAAGGAGGTGATCCACGAGCTGAAGTTTTCTCCGGACGGTTCCTTCCTGGCTGTCGGATCAAACGACGGGCTGGTGGACATCTACGCCGTCGCCCAGCGTTATAAGAAGGTGGGAGAGTGCAGCCGCTCCGCCTCCTTCATCACCCACCTGGACTGGTCAGTCGACAGCCGCTTCCTGCAGACCAACGATGGCGCTGGAGAACGTCTCTTCTACAGAATGCCGG CTGGAAAGCTGGTTCCTAAAGAGGAGGCAAAGGGGATCCACTGGATGACATGGACAGGCGTCGTCGGGACAGAAGTGAACGGCATCTGGCCCAAATACTCAAATGTCAACAATGTGAACTCTGTGGACGCTAACTACAGCAGTGCCGTGCTGGTGACAGGAGACGACAGCGGCCTGGTCAAACTCTTCAGGTTCCCCTGCCTGAAGAAAG GAGCCAAATTCAAAAAGTACATTGGTCACTCTGCCCATGTGACAAACGTTCGCTGGTCCAACGACCTACAGTGGGTCATCAGTACTGGTGGCGCTGACCACGCTGTCTTCCAGTGGCGGTTCCTGCCAGAGGGTGTCATGAACGGTGTCCTGGAGCCCCTCCTCCAAG AGGGCTACGCCGACTCCAACAGCGGAGAGTCGGACTCAGACGTGTCGGATGTCCCAGAGCTGGACTCAGACATCGAACAGGAAGCTCAGACCAGCTACGAACGTCAG GTGTATAAGGAGGACCTGCCTCAGCTGAGGAAGAAGCTGATTGGCTCCCTGAAGCGTCAGAAGGCTCCAGAGGAGGGTCTTCGTCTACAGTTCGTTCACGG gtATCGGGGCTTTGACTGTCGTAACAACCTGTTCTACAGTCAGGCGGGGGAGGTGGTGTATCACGTGGCCGCCGTCGCCATTGTCTACAACCGGCTGCAACACAGTCAGAGGTTCTACCTCGGCCACGACGATGACATACTCAGCCTCACCGTCCACCCGCTCAAAGACTATGTGGCTTCTGCACAG GTGGGCAGAGACCCAGCCGTCCATGTCTGGGACATCCAGACTCTGAAGTGTCTGTCGCTGCTGAAGGGACACCACAACCGAGGAGTGTGTGCCCTGGAGTTCACAG CGGATGGGAAGAGTTTGGTCTCCGTAGGAATAGACGGGTTTCACTCCATCGTTATCTGGGACtggaagaaaggagagagactGGCCAAGGCCAg GGGTCACAAAGACAAGATCTTTGTGGTGAAGAGTAACCCATTCAGGATGGACAAGCTGGTGACTGTTGGCATGAAACACATCAAGTTCTGGCAACATTcag gtggcGGTCTGACGTTTAAACGGGGAATTTTTGGAAACCTGGGGAAGCAGGAGACGATGATGTCAGCATGTTACGGACGATCTGAGGACCTGGTTTTCTCTGGAGCCACCAACGGAGACGTTTACATCTGGAGAGACACGACGCTCATCAAGACCATCAAAGCCCACGATGGCCCTGTGTTCGCCATGTGCTCGCTGGACAAG GGTTTTGTGACGGGGGGGAAAGACGGCATCGTGGAGCTCTGGGACGACATGTTTGAAAGATGTTTGAAGACATACGCCATCAAGAGAGCCGCCCTCTCTCCAACATCTAAAG gtctgctgctggaggacaacCCATCCATCAGAGCCATCACACTGGGTCACGGTCACATCCTGCTGGGAACAAAGAATGGAGAGATCCTGGAGATCGACAAGAGTGGACCGATGACACTGCTGGTTCAG GGTCACATGGAGGGGGAGGTGTGGGGTTTGGCGGCTCACcctctacttcctgtctgcgcCACCGTCAGTGACGACAAAACTCTGAGGATCTGGGAACTGTCAGCCAATCACCGCATGGTCGCTGTCCGCAAACTCAAGAAGG GTGGGCGGTGCTGTGCCTTCTCTCCTGACGGTAAAGCTCTGGCGGTTGGTCTGAATGACGGCAGCTTCCTGGTGGTGAACGCCGACACACTGGAGGACATGGTGACCTTCCACCACCGCAGGGAGCTCATCTCAGACATCCGCTTTTCCCAAG ACGCAGGGAAGTACCTGGCTGTGGCGTCCCATGATTCCTTTGTGGACATCTACAACGTCCTGACCAGTAAGAGAGTCGGCATCTGTAAAGGAGCCGGAAGCTACATCACACACATCGACTGGGACTCCAGAG GtaagctgctgcaggtgaacaCCGGAGCTAAAGAGCAGCTTTTCTTTGAGGCTCCTCGAGGACGCAAACAGAACATCAGCGTGGCTGAG tTTGAGAAGTTGGACTGGGCGAGCTGGACGTCTGTTCTGGGTCCCACCTGTGAGGGAATATGGCCGACACTCAGCTTTGTAAATGCTGCCTCGCTCACCAAAGATCGTAAACTGCTCGCCACCGGAGACGACTTTGGCTTCCTGAAGCTGTTCAGCTTCCCGTCCAGG GGCCAGTTTTCCAAGTTTAAGAAGTATGTGGGTCACAGCACCAACGTGACCAACGTCCGCTGGTCCAATGACGACTCGGTGCTGCTGTCAGTGGGTGGGGCTGACACGGCGCTGATGATCTGGACCCGAGAGCCACTGGGTCACAAAGAGAGCAAAGCTGTGGACAGCGAGGAGTCTGATGACGACACAGAGGAGGACGGAG GGTACGACAGCGACGTGGCCCGAGAGAAAGTGGTGGACTACGTGACCAAGATCTACTCTGCCAGCATCAGGAACATGTCGGGAACCAGACCTCACCTGCAGCACAAAGAGCTACCTGTGGAGgagag GCCTCCTGTGAGTCGAGCTGCTCCGCTGCCGGACAAACTGCTGAAGAACAATGtaaccaagaagaagaaggtggtgGAG GAGCTGCTGTTGGAGCACGTCTTCGGCTACAGAGGCTTTGACTGTCGCAACAACCTGCATTACCTCAATGATGGCGCTGACATCATCTTCCACACCGCTGCTGCTGTCGTCATCCAAAACCTGTCCGCGG gaacccaGAGTTTCTACCTGGAACACACTGatgacatcctctgtctgactgtcaaCCAACACCCCAAATACCAGAACATCATCGCAACAGGACAGATTG GCCTTGCTCCATCCATACATGTGTGGGATGCCATGACCAAACAGACGCTGTCCATCCTTCGTTGTTCCCATGCGAAAGGTGTCGGCTACGTCAACTTCAGCGCTACAGGAAAGCTGCTGCTCTCAGTGGGAGTGGAGCCTGAACACACCATCACAGTGTGGAGGTGGCAGGAAG GCACCAAGGTGACCAGTAAAGGTGGCCACGCTGATCGGATCTTTGTGGTGGAGTTTAGACCAGACTCTGACACCCAGTTTGTGTCGGTGGGAATCAAACACATTAAGTTCTGGACTCTGGTCGGAGGTTCACTTGTGTACAAGAAGGGAGTGATCGGCTCAGTGGAGGACGGCCGCATGCAGACGATGCTGTCTGTCGCCTTTGGTGCT AACAATCTAACTTTCACTGGCGCTATTAACGGAGATGTGTATGTATGGAGAGAACATTTCCTGGTACGAGTGGTGGCAAAGGCGCACAGCGGTCCGGTCTTCACCATGTACACAACCCTGAGAGATGGCCTCATCGTCACCGGGGGGAAGGAACGGCC AACTAAGGAGGGCGGTGCTGTGAAGCTTTGGGACCAGGAGATGAAACGCTGCAGAGCATTTCAGCTGGAGACCGGCCAGCAGGTGGAGAACGTCCGATCCGTATGCAGAGGGAAG GGTAAAATCCTGGTGGGAACCAAAGATGGAGAGATCATAGAGGTTGGAGAAAAGAACGCAGCCTCCAACACCATGATCAACGGACACACCCAGGGAGGGATCTGGGGTTTGGCGACTCATCCTTTTAAAGATGTCTTCATCTCCGCCAGCGATGACGGGACCATCCGAATATGGGACCTGGCTGACAAG AAACTTCTGAACAAGGTGAGCTTGGGTCATCCTGCCAAATGCACCTCTTACAGTCCCAATGGAGAGATGGTTTCCATTGGCATGGAGAATGGAGAGTTCATTATCCTGATGGTCAACTCCCTCACCGTCTGGGGCAAGAAGAGAGACCGCAGCGTCGCCATCCAGGACATACG GTTCAGTCCAGACAACCGGTTCTTGGCAGTGGGTTCAGTTGAAAGTGCTGTTGATTTCTACGACCTTACTCTGGGACCATCTCTGAACAGGATTGGCTACTGTAAGGACATCCCTGGTTTTGTCATCCAGATCGACTTCTctgcagacagcaaacacatcCAG GTGTCCACCAGCACCTACACCCGGCAGGTGCACGAGGTCCCCTCGGGGAAGATGGTCACGGAGCAGTCTATCTTTGAGCGGATCACTTGGGCTACCTGGACCAG CATCCTGGGCGACGAGGTTCTCGGTGTTTGGCCTCGTAACGCTGAGAAAGCAGACGTTAACTGTGCTTGTGTTTCCCACGCCGGCCTCAACCTGGTGACAGGAGACGACTTCGGCCTCATCAAGCTCTTTGATTTCCCGTGCTCTGAAAAATTT GCAAAACACAAGCGGTACTTCGGTCACTCTGCTCACGTGACAAACATTCGCTTCTCCTGTGATGATAAGTTCGTCATCAGCGCCGGCGGCAGCGACTGCAG tttATTTGTGTGGAAATGTCAGTGA